One window of Pseudacidobacterium ailaaui genomic DNA carries:
- a CDS encoding ArnT family glycosyltransferase translates to MACASLALSLMALSYCFPRGMLLLYGDAVAHLHIARRIFDSLDPGYKQLGSVWLPLPHLLLVPFVQKMSWWQTGLAGAWPSMAYYVLGCAGIYRLVRMWLQPGTALIAVAFYALNPGLLYMQTTAMTEPLFLAEMIWSVLLLVEHVRTLKAGEFHRASRLLIFLGLVLICAVYTRYDGWILAFFTWLIALCNLRHHWRSRAGGAFLLFTAMLVFAPLLWMAYNARQFGDPLDFMRGPYSAKAIEQRTATPGAPHYPGWHSMRVAALYFLKAAELGAAPIRFANLLLWLSAAGTVAAIWKWREQQITPVLLFWVPLPFYAYSIAYGSVPIFIPLWWPHSWYNSRYGMEMLPAFAVFLAFLAAWLVRQWPWGRRWVGAAALLLAIADSLTLMRGTPIVLAEAYANSRTRIPYEESLAEALKALPQQGMILMYTSEHIGALQRAGIPLKQTINETDYYQWPAALQHPGQAASIVVATDQDAVAKAVAAHPEGLTLVNVVCSTGQPCARIYLAK, encoded by the coding sequence GTGGCCTGTGCGTCTCTTGCCTTGTCTCTCATGGCGCTGTCGTACTGTTTTCCGCGCGGCATGTTGTTGCTGTATGGCGACGCAGTGGCGCATCTGCATATTGCCCGGCGGATCTTCGACTCGCTCGATCCGGGATACAAGCAGCTAGGGTCGGTCTGGCTGCCTTTGCCGCATCTTCTGCTGGTCCCCTTTGTGCAGAAAATGTCCTGGTGGCAGACGGGGTTGGCCGGGGCCTGGCCTTCGATGGCGTACTATGTGCTGGGATGCGCAGGCATTTACCGGCTCGTCCGCATGTGGCTCCAGCCTGGGACGGCCCTGATTGCTGTGGCCTTTTATGCCCTGAATCCTGGACTGCTTTACATGCAGACCACGGCCATGACGGAACCGCTCTTTCTGGCCGAGATGATTTGGAGCGTGCTCCTGCTGGTGGAACATGTCCGTACACTCAAGGCAGGGGAGTTCCATCGGGCATCGCGCCTGCTGATTTTTCTTGGCCTGGTGCTGATTTGCGCTGTCTACACGCGGTACGACGGATGGATCTTGGCTTTCTTCACATGGCTGATTGCATTGTGCAATCTGCGCCACCACTGGCGCAGTCGCGCAGGCGGCGCGTTCCTGCTGTTCACCGCAATGTTGGTCTTTGCTCCGCTGTTATGGATGGCCTATAACGCGCGTCAGTTTGGCGATCCGCTGGACTTTATGCGCGGGCCCTACTCTGCAAAAGCCATTGAACAGCGCACGGCCACGCCCGGAGCGCCGCATTATCCCGGATGGCACAGCATGAGAGTCGCCGCGCTGTACTTCCTGAAAGCAGCAGAACTCGGCGCAGCGCCCATTCGCTTTGCAAACCTTCTGCTCTGGCTGAGTGCTGCCGGGACCGTGGCTGCCATATGGAAATGGCGCGAGCAGCAGATCACGCCCGTGCTGCTTTTCTGGGTGCCGCTGCCATTTTACGCATACTCCATCGCATATGGCTCAGTGCCTATCTTTATTCCATTGTGGTGGCCGCATTCCTGGTACAACTCGCGTTATGGAATGGAAATGCTGCCAGCCTTTGCTGTTTTTCTGGCTTTCCTGGCCGCATGGCTGGTCCGGCAATGGCCTTGGGGGCGGCGATGGGTGGGAGCGGCAGCACTGCTGCTGGCCATTGCGGACAGTCTTACGCTGATGCGTGGGACCCCCATTGTTCTGGCTGAAGCTTACGCCAATTCGCGCACCCGTATTCCTTATGAGGAGTCGCTGGCAGAAGCGCTGAAGGCGCTGCCGCAGCAGGGCATGATTCTGATGTATACGTCGGAGCATATTGGCGCATTGCAGCGGGCCGGCATTCCACTGAAGCAGACCATCAATGAAACCGACTACTATCAGTGGCCTGCGGCCTTGCAGCATCCGGGCCAGGCTGCGAGCATCGTTGTTGCTACCGACCAGGACGCGGTTGCAAAGGCGGTGGCCGCACATCCGGAAGGGCTGACGCTGGTTAACGTTGTGTGTTCCACCGGACAGCCCTGCGCGCGCATTTACCTTGCAAAGTGA